The Porites lutea chromosome 4, jaPorLute2.1, whole genome shotgun sequence genome contains a region encoding:
- the LOC140932906 gene encoding uncharacterized protein, producing MLSLSLLRWFFFFHATQSVLSSRPFRLGQWLPSDWNVTDEWLANVIHECQCKYKDKLEMLLALHPQAEDDETALCALRSTDTKTTDKHLRLHKPVEDLKNAILTDHKINMFFHQMFWQQYQLPNSSEGTKIPSWQLMIIIIDHIMTTAPIFNKTALVGLPINAILNWPMATTAGFAAFLNDKVNRLFKNILNYWGEFLSTPGSRYVLTDHPRHGWFGEDAMEAMPNFVEEFKCNPDAPHYGFKSWDDFFTREFRPGVRPVEFSDDDYIVANACESAPYKIATCVKKRDFFWIKRQRYSLHFMLNKSDLAKKFHGGTVYQGYLSATSYHRWHSPVSGTIYKTELVDGSYYSQTYNIQDDPASPDMSQGYLAQVAARGIIYIMADNPDIGLMCFVAIGMSEVSSNEITVKEGDKVKKGDQLGMFHYGGSTHCLIFRPEVKIEFDTRSQTPGLDTDNIPVRAKIATVYPAQDKKRRL from the coding sequence ATGTTAAGTCTAAGTCTTCTACgctggtttttctttttccacgcAACACAGTCAGTCTTAAGCAGTAGGCCTTTTCGTCTTGGTCAATGGCTTCCTTCCGACTGGAACGTTACTGACGAATGGTTGGCCAACGTGATCCACGAGTGTCAATGTAAATACAAAGATAAGTTAGAAATGCTTTTGGCTCTTCACCCACAAGCTGAAGATGACGAAACAGCCCTGTGTGCACTTCGATCTACAGATACTAAAACTACAGATAAACACCTCCGTCTCCATAAACCGGTCGAAGATTTGAAGAATGCTATTCTCACCGACCACAAGATTAACATGTTCTTTCATCAAATGTTCTGGCAACAGTATCAACTCCCAAACTCTTCAGAAGGAACAAAAATTCCGTCCTGGCaattgatgataataataatcgaCCACATCATGACAACAGCTCCAATCTTTAACAAAACTGCATTGGTTGGCCTTCCAATCAACGCTATCTTGAACTGGCCGATGGCTACCACCGCTGGATTTGCTGCCTTCCTGAACGACAAAGTCAACAGGTTGTTCAAGAACATTCTCAATTATTGGGGAGAGTTCCTGTCAACTCCAGGGTCTCGCTATGTCTTAACTGACCATCCTCGACATGGTTGGTTTGGTGAGGATGCAATGGAAGCAATGCCAAACTTTGTTGAGGAGTTTAAATGCAATCCAGATGCCCCTCATTATGGTTTCAAGTCATGGGATGATTTTTTCACCAGAGAGTTTCGTCCTGGAGTTCGTCCAGTAGAATTTTCAGACGATGATTACATTGTTGCAAACGCTTGTGAGTCGGCGCCTTACAAGATAGCTACATGCGTCAAAAAGAGGGACTTCTTTTGGATTAAGAGACAACGGTACTCTTTGCATTTTATGCTGAACAAGAGTGACCTGGCCAAGAAATTTCATGGTGGAACCGTCTACCAAGGGTACCTTAGCGCCACCAGCTATCACCGATGGCACAGCCCAGTGTCGGGTACAATCTACAAAACAGAACTTGTTGATGGTTCTTATTACTCGCAGACCTATAACATTCAGGACGACCCCGCATCACCCGACATGTCTCAAGGATACCTGGCCCAGGTAGCTGCGCGAGGGATAATCTACATAATGGCTGATAATCCTGATATTGGATTGATGTGTTTCGTAGCAATCGGTATGTCAGAAGTCTCTTCAAACGAAATCACTGTTAAAGAGGGGGACAAAGTCAAGAAGGGCGACCAGCTCGGAATGTTCCACTATGGTGGTTCCACGCACTGTCTTATATTTCGACCTGAAGTAAAAATCGAGTTTGATACTCGTAGTCAAACACCAGGTCTGGATACCGACAATATTCCAGTTAGAGCTAAGATTGCGACCGTTTATCCAGCACAAGACAAGAAGAGAAGGTTATAA